GCCGAGGATGATGGCGTCGGGATCGACGATCATGCCGATGTGCTTTACCGCGACGGCGAGATGCGCGCTCATGGTCTTCAGCCATTGGGACACCAGCTTCCTGCCGCGGGCATCCAGAGTGAGGAGGTCCTGCGGCACGCTTGCCTCGATGCCGTGTTCTCCCAGAAACCTGTAAAGGAAGAAGAGCGAGAATATCTCGCCAAGGAGCTCGACCTTCTGCGCTTTCTTATCCCGGGGGTCGGCGATCGGAAGCCAGCCGATTTCGCCGCTGAGGCCCATGGCGCCGCGATGACCGTTGCCGTCGAGCACGAGGCCGCCGCCGGGGCAAGCATTGACCGAAATATAAAAGAAGCTGCGGCTTTCGGCGCCGAGCCCATAATCGAGTTCCGCAAGTGCTGCGGCATTGGTCTCGTTTTCGATGAAGACCGGATGCGGCGTCAGGTTTTCTAGTGCGGCCCGCACGTCGAATTCCATCCACTCGCCATAGTCGTCGGGCTTGCCCATGAAGGCGATTTCGCCGAGCCAGTCCGGCATGGCAAGGCCGATGCCGGCCAGATGCGCATCGTCGATCAGGCGGCTTCGCTGGAAGTGCGATATCGCGTCGGCCGTCAGCTGCATGAATTCGGCCGGCAGAATGTAGCGTTTCTCGTGGTGGACACGGGCGCGGACGTTGCCGACCGCATCGACGGCAAGAATTGTCAGATGATCGCGATCGATGTTGATGCCGATAGCGAAGAATGCATCCGGATTGATCTCAAGCTCGATCGCCGGCTGTCCCCTGAGGCCGTGGCGCCGGCGAGCCTCGATGATCAGGCCTTCATCGAGCAGGCGATCGACGATCCGGGCGATCGCCGGCTTGGTGAAGCCGGTCTGCCGGGCGATCTCGGCCCGCGAGATCGGCGCTTGGCGATGAATGCAGCGCAGAACGATGGCCCTGTTGTACTCGCCTGCATCCTCGACATTGGCGCCGGTCAGGTCGGGAGAGGGTTTGACGCCGGTCGTTTGGTTCATCGTCGGGATCCTCTGTCAGCCATGGCACGCAACCATCTTAGCCCTTCACCGAGCCGCTGGTCATGGAGCCAAGGATCAACCGCTGAAGGGATAGGAATGCCACGATCGCCGGTACGACGGAGATCAGGCAGGCGGCTGCCAGTAGCTGGATGGACGAGTCGGTTTGCATGCCCCGGAAGTTAAAGATTCCGACGCCGATCGGCATCAAATTGTTTTGCGTCAGCAGCAGAAAAGGCACGAGGAACTGCGACCAGCCGGCAATCACGGTGATGATGAAGACCGAGGCTATGCCCGGCGCCGATAATGGCAGGACGATCCGCCAGAACACCGAAAACCGGTTGCATCCGTCGATCATCGCCGCCTCGTCGAGACTGC
Above is a genomic segment from Rhizobium sp. CCGE531 containing:
- a CDS encoding ROK family transcriptional regulator, whose protein sequence is MNQTTGVKPSPDLTGANVEDAGEYNRAIVLRCIHRQAPISRAEIARQTGFTKPAIARIVDRLLDEGLIIEARRRHGLRGQPAIELEINPDAFFAIGINIDRDHLTILAVDAVGNVRARVHHEKRYILPAEFMQLTADAISHFQRSRLIDDAHLAGIGLAMPDWLGEIAFMGKPDDYGEWMEFDVRAALENLTPHPVFIENETNAAALAELDYGLGAESRSFFYISVNACPGGGLVLDGNGHRGAMGLSGEIGWLPIADPRDKKAQKVELLGEIFSLFFLYRFLGEHGIEASVPQDLLTLDARGRKLVSQWLKTMSAHLAVAVKHIGMIVDPDAIILGGRLPIRMVDELLRYVHEHLDAEDAALPSLHRASLGEDACAIGAAAMPMAAALMLASADQVQRTRSPLKFMDRLNN